Proteins encoded together in one Anopheles darlingi chromosome 3, idAnoDarlMG_H_01, whole genome shotgun sequence window:
- the LOC125956116 gene encoding uncharacterized protein LOC125956116 — protein MTTELRDNLIIGLGNPLLDISAVVDGELLKKYDLKPNDAILAEEKHMPLYKELVDKYKAEYIAGGSVQNSLRVAQWVIRRPGVALFFGCIGNDDYGRILDERATASGVNAQYQRTTKQPSGTCAVLITGTQRSLCANLAAANEFSCEELKSDRNVAYLKQAEYFYVSGFFFTASFESVQFVETFTRAADDNSQSKRLLLMNLSAPFVPMFYKENLREVMPSIDVLFGNETEARAVGDVFFDGDTDLKSIGLKLAGWTHNISKAPSRLPNRLVIITQGSEPVLLFDGTSIREFPVQKLPTEEIVDTNGAGDAFVGGFLAQFVQKRSIDTCIECGIWTAREIIKRSGCTFEGEPTFQPSH, from the exons ATGACGACGGAATTAAG AGATAATCTGATCATTGGCCTTGGCAACCCGTTGCTGGACATTTCGGCCGTTGTGGACGGCGAGTTGCTCAAGAAATACGACCTCAAGCCCAACGATGCCATTCTCGCCGAAGAGAAACACATGCCACT CTACAAGGAGCTGGTGGACAAGTACAAGGCGGAGTACATTGCTGGGGGCAGTGTGCAAAACTCGCTGCGCGTTGCCCAATGGGTGATACGTCGTCCCGGCGTGGCGCTGTTTTTCGGTTGCATTGGTAACGACGATTATGGGCGCATCCTTGATGAGCGGGCGACGGCAAGCGGCGTGAATGCGCAGTACCAGCGCACTACGAAGCAACCGAGCGGTACCTGTGCGGTGCTGATCACCGGTACACAGCGCAGCCTGTGTGCCAATCTGGCCGCCGCGAATGAGTTCAGCTGCGAGGAGCTgaaatcggatcggaacgTGGCGTATCTGAAGCAGGCCGAATATTTCTACGTATCCGGGTTCTTCTTCACTGCAAGTTTCGAGAGCGTACAGTTCGTCGAGACGTTCACGCGTGCCGCCGATGATAACAGTCAGAGCAAGAGGCTATTGCTCATGAATCTCAGCGCTCCGTTCGTGCCGATGTTTTACAAAGAAAATCTCCGTGAAGTGATGCCATCTATCGATGTGCTGTTCGGCAATGAGACG GAGGCGCGCGCAGTAGGCGATGTGTTCTTCGATGGTGATACAGATCTAAAGAGCATCGGGTTGAAGCTGGCCGGCTGGACGCACAACATCAGCAAGGCCCCCAGTAGGCTTCCGAACCGGCTGGTGATCATCACACAGGGCAGCGAACCGGTGCTCCTGTTCGACGGTACCAGTATACGCGAGTTCCCGGTGCAGAAGCTGCCGACGGAAGAGATTGTCGACACGAACGGAGCAGGCGACGCGTTCGTCGGTGGTTTCCTGGCGCAGTTCGTGcaaaagcgatcgatcgatacctgCATCGAGTGTGGCATCTGGACTGCGCGGGAAATTATTAAACGTTCCGGCTGCACATTCGAAGGGGAACCAACGTTCCAGCCATCGCACTAG